The nucleotide window CGGCCTTTGCATCAATTGTAATCAAGTCAGCCAGACCTCCAGACTCCAGCCTACCGCTGTCCAGCCCAAGGGCCCTGTAGCCTCCCTCAGTTGCATATAAAAGCGCATCGCCGGCCCTGACAAGTGTCGGGTCCCATCTTGAGTTGTTGACAAGCAGTGCCAGGAACTTCATTGACTCAAACATGGAAAGCGAGTTGTTGCTTGCAGCCCCGTCAGTGCCAAGGCAAACGTTCAGGCCTGCCTGTTTCATTTCAGGCACTGCCGGAACTCCGCCAGATGCAAGCTTCATGTTTGACACTGGATTCAGGCAAGCACTAGCGCCTGATTTTCCAAGCAACTTTATCTCACGCAAGGTTAGCCAGCAGCAGTGCGCGGCAATCACGTTTTTCCCAAGAAAACCAATCATGTCAAGGTATTCCGCAGGCCTCAAACCCTTTGCAAATTTTTTGTTTTTCCAGGTTTTCTCAAGGCACTCAAAAACTTCCTTTCTTGTCTCTGACAAATGGATATGAAGCCTGACTCCATATTTTTCTGCAAGTTCCTTTGCTGCAACCAGCAATTCTTCAGAGCATGTGTAAACCGAATGGGGGGCAACACTTGCCTTAATTAGGCCGCCTGTCGCCCCCTGCGCCTTTTTTATCAGGTCTTGTGCAACCCCAAGCTCGCTTTTCCTTTTTTTCTCATCATTCAGGTCAATCA belongs to Candidatus Parvarchaeota archaeon and includes:
- a CDS encoding amidohydrolase, translated to MDILIKNASVPGTGGRTEKKDVLIREGLISRVASSGSLVGGTGCEKLDATGKILLRGFANCHTHAAMSLLRGISDELRTEQWLAEKIWPAEKKLDSAAIYAGSMLACIEMIKNGTTVFNDMYFGMDAVMDAAKDSGMRAVLGYGMIDLNDEKKRKSELGVAQDLIKKAQGATGGLIKASVAPHSVYTCSEELLVAAKELAEKYGVRLHIHLSETRKEVFECLEKTWKNKKFAKGLRPAEYLDMIGFLGKNVIAAHCCWLTLREIKLLGKSGASACLNPVSNMKLASGGVPAVPEMKQAGLNVCLGTDGAASNNSLSMFESMKFLALLVNNSRWDPTLVRAGDALLYATEGGYRALGLDSGRLESGGLADLITIDAKAANMSPQSSIVSNIVYAGHAGNVCDSIIGGRLVMENGKLLAVDEEKEIENAQKELERLGLLQQ